A genomic region of Elaeis guineensis isolate ETL-2024a chromosome 9, EG11, whole genome shotgun sequence contains the following coding sequences:
- the LOC105051763 gene encoding NAC domain-containing protein 104 has protein sequence MGEGTTNLPPGFHFFPSDEELVIHFLYRKAAHLPCHPIIPTIELHYCDPWDLNGKALQGGNYWYFFTHRAQNRETANGYWKPIGVEECITSSSDHNDVGLKKTLIFYVGEPPEGIKTNWIMHEYHLLDGVLGNASSGGGGSSRSLKKRRSPRIESNKWVICRVYESSCGSQGFHDEGMELSCLDEVFLSLDDLDEVSLPN, from the exons ATGGGAGAAGGAACCACCAACCTCCCACCTGGTTTCCACTTCTTCCCTTCCGATGAAGAGCTGGTCATCCATTTCCTCTATCGCAAGGCGGCTCACCTTCCATGTCATCCCATCATCCCAACAATTGAACTCCACTATTGTGATCCATGGGATCTTAATG GTAAAGCTCTTCAAGGAGGTAACTATTGGTATTTCTTCACCCATAGGGCCCAAAATAGGGAGACTGCCAATGGTTACTGGAAACCTATCGGCGTCGAGGAGTGCATAACCAGCAGCAGTGACCATAATGATGTTGGCTTGAAGAAGACTCTCATATTTTATGTTGGAGAACCTCCCGAGGGAATCAAAACCAATTGGATAATGCATGAGTACCATCTATTGGATGGTGTTCTTGGTAATGCCAGTAGTGGTGGTGGTGGCAGCAGCAGGTCTCTGAAGAAGAGAAGAAGCCCAAGAATT GAATCCAACAAGTGGGTGATATGCCGAGTTTACGAATCGAGCTGCGGTTCGCAGGGCTTCCATGATGAAGGGATGGAGCTTTCATGCTTGGATGAAGTTTTCTTATCACTGGATGATCTTGATGAAGTAAGCTTGCCAAATTAG